One window of Pyrus communis chromosome 12, drPyrComm1.1, whole genome shotgun sequence genomic DNA carries:
- the LOC137710170 gene encoding uncharacterized protein encodes MQDHIGIPACFSSGEKLSDDASAVARSGHSVYMSVYRAKIADQSRLITITWCKNLLLHGLSVTMEGQDGDQTQQHTQHSFKVELKPWYFWRKQGSKRFVVDGKAVEIFWDLKAAKFNGGTEPKSEYYVAVLCEKEVVLLLGDLKKDAYRKTGFRPALTDPTLVSKKEHIFGKKKFSTKAKFYEKGRLHEIAIECKHRGGGGGGGGGSIGSGSTLNGVEPELEIRVDGHLVVHVKHLQWKFRGNESIRINNLRIEVYWDVHDWLFSPGLRHALFIFKPSLPASSTSLPPLSRTSSSSLPFSSSASTPLSSQTSSASVEGINASSACSSEFCLFLYAWKVE; translated from the coding sequence ATGCAAGACCACATTGGCATTCCTGCTTGCTTCTCCTCAGGTGAGAAGTTAAGTGATGATGCATCAGCTGTGGCTAGGTCAGGCCACAGTGTCTACATGTCAGTGTACAGAGCCAAGATAGCTGATCAGAGCCGATTGATCACGATCACATGGTGCAAAAACCTGCTCCTCCATGGCCTATCGGTGACCATGGAGGGCCAGGATGGAGATCAAACCCAGCAGCACACCCAACACAGCTTCAAAGTTGAGCTCAAGCCATGGTACTTCTGGAGGAAGCAAGGCTCCAAGCGCTTTGTGGTTGATGGGAAAGCAGTGGAGATCTTCTGGGACCTCAAGGCCGCAAAATTCAACGGCGGGACGGAGCCCAAATCAGAGTACTACGTTGCGGTTCTTTGTGAGAAGGaagttgttttgcttcttggtGATCTCAAAAAAGATGCATACAGAAAAACAGGTTTTAGACCTGCCCTCACCGATCCCACTTTGGTTTCTAAAAAAGAGCACATTTTTGGTAAGAAAAAGTTTTCCACAAAAGCAAAGTTTTATGAGAAAGGCAGGCTGCACGAAATTGCAATTGAATGCAAACACAgaggcggcggcggtggcggtggcggcGGGAGCATTGGGAGTGGAAGTACCCTAAATGGGGTGGAGCCGGAGTTGGAGATTAGGGTTGATGGGCATTTGGTGGTTCATGTGAAGCATCTTCAATGGAAGTTTAGAGGTAATGAGTCCATTCGTATCAACAATTTGAGAATTGAGGTCTATTGGGATGTCCATGACTGGCTTTTTAGTCCTGGATTAAGGCATGCATTGTTTATTTTCAAGCCAAGTTTGCCTGCTTCAAGTACCTCTCTGCCACCGTTATCGAGAACCTCGTCGTCCTCGCTGCCATTTTCTTCATCGGCATCAACTCCATTGTCATCTCAGACTAGTTCTGCATCAGTAGAAGGGATTAATGCAAGTTCTGCTTGTTCATCCGAGTTTTGCTTGTTTCTTTATGCCTGGAAGGTTGAATGA
- the LOC137711464 gene encoding uncharacterized protein produces MQSLSASIRLVRRQRIDSSKIAHFRSIGAYQWSSGSGFSSSASDRLASAKKLGDSSGLGSLKSSLFQSISKFSYRSSASFTTTSSPSETSTCSCSSKVLKSSRPGFCRCAGVLPPFPSRCITTGANPVQSATQDSGMYESDVAPRIKFKRLDKTAHHIMQILDKEAVEEVRTQREIPDVRPGYMVQLRVEVPDNKRRVSVVKGVVIARRNAGLNSTIRIRRQVAGVGVESLFPLYSPNIKEIKVLDKKKVRRAKLYYVRDKINAFKKQS; encoded by the exons ATGCAGTCTTTAAGCGCGAGCATCCGATTGGTCCGAAGACAGAGAATAGACAGCTCAAAAATTGCTCATTTTAGATCAATCGGAGCTTACCAATGGAGTAGCGGTTCTGGGTTTAGCTCGTCGGCATCGGATCGTTTGGCGTCTGCCAAGAAATTGGGGGATTCTTCGGGGTTGGGGTCTCTGAAAAGTTCCTTGTTTCAGTCAATTTCCAAGTTTTCGTATCGGTCTTCGGCCTCGTTC ACTACGACTAGCTCTCCAAGTGAGACATCAACTTGTTCGTGTAGTTCCAAGGTATTAAAGAGTTCTCGACCAGGATTTTGTCGATGTGCGGGGGTTTTACCTCCTTTCCCAAGCAGGTGCATTACAACAGGGGCAAATCCTGTTCAATCAGCTACTCAAGATTCAGGAATGTATGAGTCTGATGTAGCTCCTCGCATCAAATTCAAGAGGCTTGATAAAACTGCTCACCACATAATGCAG ATTCTAGATAAGGAAGCTGTAGAGGAAGTGAGGACACAGAGAGAAATACCGGATGTAAGGCCCGGGTACATGGTGCAACTCAGAGTG GAAGTACCCGATAACAAGCGACGTGTTTCAGTCGTGAAAGGCGTTGTGATAGCTAGACGTAATGCTGGTCTAAACTCTACAATTAGAATCAGGAGGCAAGTGGCCGGGGTCGGGGTTGAATCTCTCTTTCCACT GTATTCGCCTAATATAAAGGAGATTAAGGTGCTGGACAAGAAGAAAGTGCGGAGGGCGAAGCTGTACTATGTCAGGGACAAAATCAATGCATTTAAGAAGCAATCGTAG
- the LOC137710508 gene encoding probable serine/threonine-protein kinase WNK3 isoform X2 produces MPHDLSSEQDTDDADSEFVEVDPTGRYGRYKEVLGKGAFKKVYRAFDELEGIEVAWNQVKVADLLRNSEDVERLYSEVHLLKTLKHKNIIKFYNWWVDAKHENINLITEIFTSGTLRQYRRKHKHVDLRALKKWSRQILEGLWYLHNHDPPVIHRDLKCDNIFVNGNQGEVKIGDLGLAAILRQARSAHSVIGTPEFMAPELYEEEYNELVDIYAFGMCMLELVTFEYPYVECSNAAQIFKKVTSGVKPASLAKVTDPGVKAFIEKCIVKVSERLPAKELLMDPFLQSDDDRESITRSLRPNHYSEGSSDQIDIETKDMDPSHETNRDFSVQGQRKDDTIFLKLRIADSTGHFRNIHFPFDIGEDTAIAVASEMVQELDLTDQDVSTIAELIDSEIHSHIPDWPIGENSGDHIDGEASTPYSHASEYKEDASPVIHEALLSSSLALERLPSGRKYWCESPKEGGGNSPGKYVITNLNSPADSVTAGGAEENENSPGSSPREEDDEIGAGASNSPNGGVEEDEKSPGGHREENNPNGDGASESPSGDSHAATDPHLINGVHPFESEEVKIIAEKLENLLVQQKKELDELKRKHELAISDLLKELPPVFCQKVLDKCKTRFPDYKVRYEGDS; encoded by the exons ATGCCACATGATTTGTCGTCGGAGCAGGACACCGACGATGCCGATAGCGAGTTCGTTGAGGTTGATCCCACTGGTCGATACGGTCGG TATAAAGAGGTTCTAGGAAAAGGGGCTTTCAAGAAAGT ATATCGAGCATTTGATGAATTGGAAGGAATAGAGGTAGCTTGGAATCAGGTTAAGGTGGCGGATCTACTACGCAACTCCGAAGATGTAGAGAGACTTTATTCGGAAGTTCATTTGCTTAAGACTCTAAAGCACAAGAACATAATTAAGTTTTACAATTGGTGGGTCGATGCCAAGCATGAGAACATCAACCTTATTACAGAGATTTTCACTTCGGGAACTTTACGACA GTACCGGAGAAAGCATAAGCACGTTGATTTGAGGGCGTTGAAGAAATGGTCTAGGCAGATCTTAGAAGGCCTTTGGTATCTTCATAATCATGACCCCCCAGTAATCCATCGAGATTTGAAGTGTGACAACATTTTTGTCAATGGGAACCAAGGTGAAGTCAAAATTGGTGACCTAGGACTGGCTGCTATTCTTCGACAGGCTCGTTCAGCTCACAGTGTCATTG GTACTCCTGAGTTTATGGCGCCAGAACTTTACGAAGAGGAATACAATGAGCTTGTAGACATTTATGCCTTTGGCATGTGCATGTTAGAGTTGGTGACCTTTGAGTATCCATATGTTGAATGTTCAAATGCTGCTCAAATATTCAAGAAAGTGACATCA GGAGTAAAGCCAGCATCGTTGGCAAAAGTGACAGATCCTGGAGTTAAAGCATTCATAGAAAAATGCATTGTGAAAGTTTCAGAACGCTTGCCTGCAAAAGAACTTCTTATGGATCCTTTTCTCCAATCAGATGACGATCGGGAAAGTATAACTCGCTCTCTACGACCCAATCATTACTCAG AAGGCAGTTCTGATCAGATTGATATTGAGACAAAGGATATGGACCCTTCTCATGAGACAAATCGAGACTTCAGTGTGCAAGGTCAGAGGAAAGATGACACGATATTTCTGAAATTACGAATAGCAGATTCTACAG GTCATTTCCGAAATATTCACTTTCCATTTGACATTGGGGAAGACACTGCAATTGCTGTTGCCAGTGAAATGGTTCAAGAGTTAGACCTGACAGATCAAGATGTTTCAACAATTGCTGAACTAATCGACTCCGAAATCCATTCCCACATTCCAGATTGGCCGATCGGAGAAAATTCTGGAGATCATATTGATGGTGAGGCCTCAACTCCTTATAGCCATGCTTCTGAGTATAAGGAGGATGCTTCCCCCGTGATACATGAGGCCCTTCTTTCTAGTAGTCTTGCGTTAGAAAGATTGCCTTCAGGCCGCAAGTACTGGTGTGAATCACCCAAGGAAGGCGGTGGAAATTCTCCAGGGAAGTATGTCATTACCAATTTGAATTCTCCAGCCGATTCGGTCACTGCAGGAGGTGCTGAAGAAAACGAGAACTCTCCTGGTAGCAGCCCTAGggaggaagatgatgaaatTGGTGCTGGCGCATCAAATTCACCAAATGGTGGTGTTGAGGAAGATGAGAAATCTCCTGGTGGCCATAGAGAGGAAAATAATCCAAATGGTGATGGAGCCTCTGAATCACCGAGTGGTGATAGTCATGCAGCTACTGATCCACATCTTATTAATGGAGTTCATCCATTTGAATCAGAAGAAGTAAAGATCATTGCCGAGAAACTTGAGAATCTATTGGTACAACAGAAAAAGGAGTTAGACGAGCTCAAGAGGAAGCATGAATTAGCAATATCAGACCTATTGAAAGAACTCCCACCGGTTTTCTGTCAAAAAgttttagataagtgtaagacAAGATTTCCAGACTACAAAGTGCGGTATGAGGGAGACAGCTAA
- the LOC137710508 gene encoding probable serine/threonine-protein kinase WNK3 isoform X3 — MPHDLSSEQDTDDADSEFVEVDPTGRYGRYKEVLGKGAFKKVYRAFDELEGIEVAWNQVKVADLLRNSEDVERLYSEVHLLKTLKHKNIIKFYNWWVDAKHENINLITEIFTSGTLRQYRRKHKHVDLRALKKWSRQILEGLWYLHNHDPPVIHRDLKCDNIFVNGNQGEVKIGDLGLAAILRQARSAHSVIGTPEFMAPELYEEEYNELVDIYAFGMCMLELVTFEYPYVECSNAAQIFKKVTSPASLAKVTDPGVKAFIEKCIVKVSERLPAKELLMDPFLQSDDDRESITRSLRPNHYSDAEGSSDQIDIETKDMDPSHETNRDFSVQGQRKDDTIFLKLRIADSTGHFRNIHFPFDIGEDTAIAVASEMVQELDLTDQDVSTIAELIDSEIHSHIPDWPIGENSGDHIDGEASTPYSHASEYKEDASPVIHEALLSSSLALERLPSGRKYWCESPKEGGGNSPGKYVITNLNSPADSVTAGGAEENENSPGSSPREEDDEIGAGASNSPNGGVEEDEKSPGGHREENNPNGDGASESPSGDSHAATDPHLINGVHPFESEEVKIIAEKLENLLVQQKKELDELKRKHELAISDLLKELPPVFCQKVLDKCKTRFPDYKVRYEGDS, encoded by the exons ATGCCACATGATTTGTCGTCGGAGCAGGACACCGACGATGCCGATAGCGAGTTCGTTGAGGTTGATCCCACTGGTCGATACGGTCGG TATAAAGAGGTTCTAGGAAAAGGGGCTTTCAAGAAAGT ATATCGAGCATTTGATGAATTGGAAGGAATAGAGGTAGCTTGGAATCAGGTTAAGGTGGCGGATCTACTACGCAACTCCGAAGATGTAGAGAGACTTTATTCGGAAGTTCATTTGCTTAAGACTCTAAAGCACAAGAACATAATTAAGTTTTACAATTGGTGGGTCGATGCCAAGCATGAGAACATCAACCTTATTACAGAGATTTTCACTTCGGGAACTTTACGACA GTACCGGAGAAAGCATAAGCACGTTGATTTGAGGGCGTTGAAGAAATGGTCTAGGCAGATCTTAGAAGGCCTTTGGTATCTTCATAATCATGACCCCCCAGTAATCCATCGAGATTTGAAGTGTGACAACATTTTTGTCAATGGGAACCAAGGTGAAGTCAAAATTGGTGACCTAGGACTGGCTGCTATTCTTCGACAGGCTCGTTCAGCTCACAGTGTCATTG GTACTCCTGAGTTTATGGCGCCAGAACTTTACGAAGAGGAATACAATGAGCTTGTAGACATTTATGCCTTTGGCATGTGCATGTTAGAGTTGGTGACCTTTGAGTATCCATATGTTGAATGTTCAAATGCTGCTCAAATATTCAAGAAAGTGACATCA CCAGCATCGTTGGCAAAAGTGACAGATCCTGGAGTTAAAGCATTCATAGAAAAATGCATTGTGAAAGTTTCAGAACGCTTGCCTGCAAAAGAACTTCTTATGGATCCTTTTCTCCAATCAGATGACGATCGGGAAAGTATAACTCGCTCTCTACGACCCAATCATTACTCAG ATGCAGAAGGCAGTTCTGATCAGATTGATATTGAGACAAAGGATATGGACCCTTCTCATGAGACAAATCGAGACTTCAGTGTGCAAGGTCAGAGGAAAGATGACACGATATTTCTGAAATTACGAATAGCAGATTCTACAG GTCATTTCCGAAATATTCACTTTCCATTTGACATTGGGGAAGACACTGCAATTGCTGTTGCCAGTGAAATGGTTCAAGAGTTAGACCTGACAGATCAAGATGTTTCAACAATTGCTGAACTAATCGACTCCGAAATCCATTCCCACATTCCAGATTGGCCGATCGGAGAAAATTCTGGAGATCATATTGATGGTGAGGCCTCAACTCCTTATAGCCATGCTTCTGAGTATAAGGAGGATGCTTCCCCCGTGATACATGAGGCCCTTCTTTCTAGTAGTCTTGCGTTAGAAAGATTGCCTTCAGGCCGCAAGTACTGGTGTGAATCACCCAAGGAAGGCGGTGGAAATTCTCCAGGGAAGTATGTCATTACCAATTTGAATTCTCCAGCCGATTCGGTCACTGCAGGAGGTGCTGAAGAAAACGAGAACTCTCCTGGTAGCAGCCCTAGggaggaagatgatgaaatTGGTGCTGGCGCATCAAATTCACCAAATGGTGGTGTTGAGGAAGATGAGAAATCTCCTGGTGGCCATAGAGAGGAAAATAATCCAAATGGTGATGGAGCCTCTGAATCACCGAGTGGTGATAGTCATGCAGCTACTGATCCACATCTTATTAATGGAGTTCATCCATTTGAATCAGAAGAAGTAAAGATCATTGCCGAGAAACTTGAGAATCTATTGGTACAACAGAAAAAGGAGTTAGACGAGCTCAAGAGGAAGCATGAATTAGCAATATCAGACCTATTGAAAGAACTCCCACCGGTTTTCTGTCAAAAAgttttagataagtgtaagacAAGATTTCCAGACTACAAAGTGCGGTATGAGGGAGACAGCTAA
- the LOC137710508 gene encoding probable serine/threonine-protein kinase WNK3 isoform X1, which produces MPHDLSSEQDTDDADSEFVEVDPTGRYGRYKEVLGKGAFKKVYRAFDELEGIEVAWNQVKVADLLRNSEDVERLYSEVHLLKTLKHKNIIKFYNWWVDAKHENINLITEIFTSGTLRQYRRKHKHVDLRALKKWSRQILEGLWYLHNHDPPVIHRDLKCDNIFVNGNQGEVKIGDLGLAAILRQARSAHSVIGTPEFMAPELYEEEYNELVDIYAFGMCMLELVTFEYPYVECSNAAQIFKKVTSGVKPASLAKVTDPGVKAFIEKCIVKVSERLPAKELLMDPFLQSDDDRESITRSLRPNHYSGKVSFLSSAQKLFVSFSSHCDMLDAEGSSDQIDIETKDMDPSHETNRDFSVQGQRKDDTIFLKLRIADSTGHFRNIHFPFDIGEDTAIAVASEMVQELDLTDQDVSTIAELIDSEIHSHIPDWPIGENSGDHIDGEASTPYSHASEYKEDASPVIHEALLSSSLALERLPSGRKYWCESPKEGGGNSPGKYVITNLNSPADSVTAGGAEENENSPGSSPREEDDEIGAGASNSPNGGVEEDEKSPGGHREENNPNGDGASESPSGDSHAATDPHLINGVHPFESEEVKIIAEKLENLLVQQKKELDELKRKHELAISDLLKELPPVFCQKVLDKCKTRFPDYKVRYEGDS; this is translated from the exons ATGCCACATGATTTGTCGTCGGAGCAGGACACCGACGATGCCGATAGCGAGTTCGTTGAGGTTGATCCCACTGGTCGATACGGTCGG TATAAAGAGGTTCTAGGAAAAGGGGCTTTCAAGAAAGT ATATCGAGCATTTGATGAATTGGAAGGAATAGAGGTAGCTTGGAATCAGGTTAAGGTGGCGGATCTACTACGCAACTCCGAAGATGTAGAGAGACTTTATTCGGAAGTTCATTTGCTTAAGACTCTAAAGCACAAGAACATAATTAAGTTTTACAATTGGTGGGTCGATGCCAAGCATGAGAACATCAACCTTATTACAGAGATTTTCACTTCGGGAACTTTACGACA GTACCGGAGAAAGCATAAGCACGTTGATTTGAGGGCGTTGAAGAAATGGTCTAGGCAGATCTTAGAAGGCCTTTGGTATCTTCATAATCATGACCCCCCAGTAATCCATCGAGATTTGAAGTGTGACAACATTTTTGTCAATGGGAACCAAGGTGAAGTCAAAATTGGTGACCTAGGACTGGCTGCTATTCTTCGACAGGCTCGTTCAGCTCACAGTGTCATTG GTACTCCTGAGTTTATGGCGCCAGAACTTTACGAAGAGGAATACAATGAGCTTGTAGACATTTATGCCTTTGGCATGTGCATGTTAGAGTTGGTGACCTTTGAGTATCCATATGTTGAATGTTCAAATGCTGCTCAAATATTCAAGAAAGTGACATCA GGAGTAAAGCCAGCATCGTTGGCAAAAGTGACAGATCCTGGAGTTAAAGCATTCATAGAAAAATGCATTGTGAAAGTTTCAGAACGCTTGCCTGCAAAAGAACTTCTTATGGATCCTTTTCTCCAATCAGATGACGATCGGGAAAGTATAACTCGCTCTCTACGACCCAATCATTACTCAGGTAAAGTGAGTTTTTTATCTAGTGCTCAAAAGCTTTTTGTGTCATTCTCCTCACATTGTGACATGCTAGATGCAGAAGGCAGTTCTGATCAGATTGATATTGAGACAAAGGATATGGACCCTTCTCATGAGACAAATCGAGACTTCAGTGTGCAAGGTCAGAGGAAAGATGACACGATATTTCTGAAATTACGAATAGCAGATTCTACAG GTCATTTCCGAAATATTCACTTTCCATTTGACATTGGGGAAGACACTGCAATTGCTGTTGCCAGTGAAATGGTTCAAGAGTTAGACCTGACAGATCAAGATGTTTCAACAATTGCTGAACTAATCGACTCCGAAATCCATTCCCACATTCCAGATTGGCCGATCGGAGAAAATTCTGGAGATCATATTGATGGTGAGGCCTCAACTCCTTATAGCCATGCTTCTGAGTATAAGGAGGATGCTTCCCCCGTGATACATGAGGCCCTTCTTTCTAGTAGTCTTGCGTTAGAAAGATTGCCTTCAGGCCGCAAGTACTGGTGTGAATCACCCAAGGAAGGCGGTGGAAATTCTCCAGGGAAGTATGTCATTACCAATTTGAATTCTCCAGCCGATTCGGTCACTGCAGGAGGTGCTGAAGAAAACGAGAACTCTCCTGGTAGCAGCCCTAGggaggaagatgatgaaatTGGTGCTGGCGCATCAAATTCACCAAATGGTGGTGTTGAGGAAGATGAGAAATCTCCTGGTGGCCATAGAGAGGAAAATAATCCAAATGGTGATGGAGCCTCTGAATCACCGAGTGGTGATAGTCATGCAGCTACTGATCCACATCTTATTAATGGAGTTCATCCATTTGAATCAGAAGAAGTAAAGATCATTGCCGAGAAACTTGAGAATCTATTGGTACAACAGAAAAAGGAGTTAGACGAGCTCAAGAGGAAGCATGAATTAGCAATATCAGACCTATTGAAAGAACTCCCACCGGTTTTCTGTCAAAAAgttttagataagtgtaagacAAGATTTCCAGACTACAAAGTGCGGTATGAGGGAGACAGCTAA
- the LOC137709823 gene encoding elongation factor Tu, chloroplastic-like — protein MAISTAAAAAATSASSKLTCPYASTASPSPTTSSFSIRPSSKLTHLSSSFLNSSTILHLTPASTTRHHRRNFTVKAARGKFERKKPHVNIGTIGHVDHGKTTLTAALTMALASIGNSVSKKYDEIDAAPEERARGITINTATVEYETENRHYAHVDCPGHADYVKNMITGAAQMDGAILVVSGADGPMPQTKEHILLAKQVGVPNMVVFLNKQDQVDDEELLQLVELEVRELLSSYEFPGDDVPIISGSALLALEALMANPAISRGENQWVDKIYELMDSVDDYIPIPQRQTELPFLMAIEDVFSITGRGTVATGRVERGKVKVGDTVDIVGLKDTRNTTVTGVEMFQKILDDAMAGDNVGLLLRGIQKIDIQRGMVLAKPGTITPHTKFEAIVYVLKKEEGGRHSPFFSGYRPQFYMRTTDVTGKVTSIMNDKDEESKMVMPGDRVKIVVELIVPVACEQGMRFAIREGGKTVGAGVIQSIIE, from the coding sequence ATGGCAATTTCCACAGCAGCAGCTGCAGCTGCAACCTCAGCCTCCTCAAAGCTCACATGCCCATATGCCTCCACAGCCTCCCCATCCCCCACAACCTCTTCTTTCTCCATTAGACCTTCTTCCAAGCTAACCCacctctcctcctccttcctcaaCTCCTCCACCATCCTCCACCTCACACCCGCCTCCACCACCCGCCACCACCGCCGCAACTTCACCGTCAAAGCCGCCAGAGGTAAGTTCGAGCGCAAAAAGCCCCATGTCAACATCGGCACAATCGGCCACGTCGACCACGGCAAGACCACCCTCACCGCAGCCCTCACCATGGCCTTGGCCTCCATCGGCAACAGCGTCTCCAAGAAATACGACGAAATCGACGCCGCCCCGGAAGAGCGCGCCCGTGGAATCACCATCAACACCGCCACCGTCGAGTACGAGACCGAGAACCGCCACTACGCCCACGTCGACTGCCCCGGCCACGCCGATTACGTCAAGAACATGATTACCGGCGCCGCCCAGATGGACGGCGCCATTCTCGTCGTCTCCGGTGCCGACGGCCCAATGCCGCAGACCAAAGAGCACATCTTGCTGGCGAAGCAGGTGGGTGTGCCGAACATGGTGGTTTTCCTGAACAAGCAGGACCAGGTGGACGACGAGGAGCTCCTGCAGCTCGTCGAGTTGGAGGTGAGAGAGTTGCTTTCTTCCTATGAATTTCCTGGTGATGATGTGCCTATTATTTCTGGATCTGCATTGCTTGCACTAGAGGCTCTAATGGCGAATCCAGCCATTTCGCGAGGCGAAAATCAATGGGTTGATAAGATTTATGAACTTATGGACTCTGTTGATGATTACATTCCGATTCCTCAGAGGCAGACTGAGCTGCCATTTTTGATGGCCATCGAAGATGTGTTTTCGATCACTGGCCGTGGCACTGTCGCCACTGGCCGTGTCGAGAGGGGGAAGGTTAAGGTCGGAGACACCGTCGACATTGTTGGCTTGAAGGACACCAGGAACACAACTGTCACCGGTGTCGAAATGTTTCAGAAAATTCTCGACGATGCCATGGCTGGTGACAATGTGGGGTTGTTGCTTAGGGGTATTCAGAAGATTGATATCCAGAGAGGGATGGTTTTGGCCAAACCCGGGACTATTACCCCGCATACCAAATTCGAGGCGATAGTGTATGTGTTGAAGAAGGAAGAGGGGGGCAGGCATTCACCGTTCTTTTCGGGTTACAGGCCGCAGTTTTACATGAGGACTACTGATGTCACCGGGAAGGTGACTTCGATTATGAACGATAAGGATGAGGAGTCGAAGATGGTGATGCCTGGCGATCGCGTTAAGATTGTGGTCGAGCTGATTGTTCCGGTGGCCTGTGAGCAGGGGATGAGGTTTGCTATCAGAGAAGGAGGGAAGACTGTTGGAGCTGGTGTTATTCAATCCATTATTGAGTGA
- the LOC137709825 gene encoding protein DEHYDRATION-INDUCED 19 homolog 5-like yields MDADLWASRVHTVKSFSAVHAARLHYDNHMALEDSEGDDDAKSCFPCPFCYVDIEVPLLCGHLEEEHCFDFKNAVCPLCAANLGKDVIAHFTVHHASSFKHRRKSQKSGLWPGSSAMLGKALLKNGRSYAQESAPDPLLSPFICNMSFPDPKGIPEDVCSNIDSRVTCGLKSAEPSLPDEACEKDREERRQRATFVQELIASTIFLDI; encoded by the exons ATGGACGCTGACTTGTGGGCTTCCAGGGTTCATACAGTTAAGAGCTTTTCTGCTGTTCATGCTGCTCGCCTTCACTATG ATAATCATATGGCTTTGGAAGATTCTGAAGGAGATGACGATGCAAAATCTTGTTTTCCATGCCCTTTCTGTTATGTGGATATTGAAGTCCCATTGCTCTGCGGCCACTTGGAGGAAGAACACTGCTTTGACTTTAAAAATGCA GTTTGTCCTTTGTGCGCTGCGAATCTGGGGAAAGATGTAATTGCACATTTTACGGTACATCATGCAAGCTCCTTCAAG CACAGGAGAAAATCGCAAAAATCCGGTTTGTGGCCTGGTAGTTCAGCAATGCTTGGGAAGGCACTGCTGAAAAATGGAAGGTCATATGCACAGGAATCTGCACCTGATCCTCTCCTCTCACCATTTATCTGCAATATGTCTTTTCCAGACCCTAAAGGTATCCCCGAAGATGTTTGTTCCAATATCGATTCCCGTGTCACTTGCGGCCTGAAAAG CGCCGAGCCATCTCTGCCAGATGAAGCTTGTGAAAAGGATAGAGAAGAGAGGAGGCAGAGGGCGACATTCGTGCAAGAGTTGATTGCATCAACCATATTCTTGGATATATGA